Genomic window (Ureibacillus composti):
TTAGAATTTTATTCGAAGAAATTGCTTGAGAAGTTGCAATAATTGAGGAGGTTTAAATTTGGGTGGACAAATGAATGTTTATGAAGTCATAGGAAGAGAAGACGATCCAGTCTATAACTTACTTACAAATTTACAAGAAAATGATGAAATTGAAATAGATGAATTACGAATTCGCAAGACAGATAAATTTTACGAAGTGGAAAACGATGATTTACATGAGGGTTTCAAAACAATTGACAGATGCTATGAGTTCATTAGTTCAAATGTTTTCTAAGAATAACTCCAACATTAAAGGGGTGATGCGAATGTAGCTTAAATGGCAAGAAAGCTTTTTACTTGGTATTAGGATGTGTGTAAATATTATTGTCTAAAAATATAAACACTTTCCTCAACCACAAAAGAAAACACATTAAATTAGAAAGGGCTTAAATTGCTACTATAGTATTTTTACCACAAAAAACAAAAGTCGCAGCTCTTAAATGCTACGACTAAGGATTACGCTCTCTTAAATCTACAACACTATGATTATACCAGGAGAGTGATTGCATGGACAAGCATGTAGCAGAATTGAAAGATGGGGTTTATGTCGTAAAGAATGGAGAAATGAAAGTAGTACAAGCACCTGCAACTGGTTACGGCAAAACAATTATCAGCTGGGAGGCAAATAAGCCAACTCGAGCTGTACATGAATATAGCGAAAAGTTATAAGTCTATCGGAACAACCGAGGACATTAAGTTTGAGAGAATGGGCACTCTCACGCTTGATGTCCTCTTTTATTTTGCGCAAAGGGGCGATGGTTATGACAAGAACACTTCAAGAGCAATTGGTAGAGAAAGGACTTTCTAAAAAACCTTTTAAAAAAAAAGCAAAAAAGACGTTTGAAAAATAATGATTCGAAAATGAGCAGAAAAGATATCGAAGAATTAATGGGAATTCGTAGACCTACTTACAAGCGCAACAAAGGGGCAATACGTCAGAAGTAACTTAGCATTCAATTAGTCGGAGGGCAAAAAGATGAAAAAAATTATACCGAGAATCGATGAAAAAAGAACGAAACTATCTTTGGAAAAAGCGTTAGAAAAATATCGCAAGTACTTAGTAACTCTACCTGTCGATTCTATGCCGACAATCACACCAATATACTCAATAATTCCACCAAGTAATACGTATTCATTTAAGAGTCAAACAGAAAACATTGCAATCGAACGAGTTGAGTTCGAAACTGAACGCTTACACTACATGAATAAGATCTTCAAGGCATTAGAGACTTTAAAAACTGAAGAAAGAAAAATAATTGTTGAGCGTTTTTTAAAAGAAGAAGTAAGTTATGACATTGAAATATGGACTGAATTAAACATCGCAAAAAACAAATATTACAAATTAAAATGGGAAGCTATGTTGAGAATGGCCTTCGCACTGAAAGTTGAAGTTTATTTCAATGATAACGAAAGTGGTGTTGCCGTGTGACCAGAGTACAACCAATTCGCGACAAAGATTTATTGCAGGACATGAAGCAGTACTATAAAGAAACGAATGAACGTAATTACATTCTATTTTTAATCGGTATTCATACTGGACTGAGAATTTCGGATATCCTGAAGTTAAGGGTACGCGATGTACAAGGGTGGAACATCATTCTTAAAGAAAAGAAGACTAAAAAATATCAAGAAGTGAAAATGCCGAGCGAACTAAAAAAAGCAATAAGACAATATGTCGAGGATAAACCAAAAGACGAGTTCTTAATTAAAAGTCGTAAAGGCATTAACAAACCCATTACCAGAAAAAGAGCTTACGAGATTTTACGCGAAGCAGCTGAATATTTTGAATTAGAACGCGTTGGTACTCACACATTAAGAAAGACATACGGTTATCATCATTATAAAAAATTCAAAGATATTGCAACACTTCAAAAAGCATTAAATCATTCAGATCCTGCAGTGACATTGATATATATTGGTATAGTTCAGGACGAATTAAACGCCTTACAATCTAAAATCGATTGGTAAACCTTCTAGAGATAGAGGGTTTTTTATTTTAATAACTATATGACTATTAAATTACAATGTGCCATTTTTCTGTAAATTAACATTCACTATTAAAGGTGTCTAGAAGCCTATATTTTAAGCGGATTTGGGAGCGTAGGTGAAAGTGACATAATATCCGAATAGACACATTCAGAGGGCTAAAATAAGCGTTAAAAATTAGCAGAACAATAAACAAAACAACCACGAACTATTTATGGAGGAAAACGGGAGAAAATTGGGAGGATTTCGGGAGGATGAAGGGACACATTTTCAAAATCAAGGTGTTATATTGGTATTAGCAATAATAGAAAGAATGAATTAGAAACATATAACATTTCTTACTACTAAAATCTAGTACTGACAAACATTTCCTCTTAATTTAATATATAATCGAGAGGAGAGAAAAACTATGCAAGTTTTTTTAAGTTGGTCAGGAAATGAAAGTAAACAGTTAGCTGAAATTTTTAAGGACTGGTTACCAAACGTTTTACAATATGTTGAACCGTATATGTCATCACAAGATATCGGGCTAGGTGAAAGATGGAATGAAAATATCACTAAAAACTTAAGTGATACTAATTTCGGTTTAATATTTGTTACACCAAGCAATATAAAAGCACCATGGATAAATTATGAAGCAGGTGCTTTAGCAAAAACTTTGGATTCGAGAGTTATACCAATACTTTACAAAGCTGATACCATGCTTCTTCAAGAGGGACCTCTAAAGCAATTTCAATCAGCAAAAAATTTAGATAAAGATAGTGTCCATAGATTGATTAAAGAAATAAATACTTGTAAAAAAGAAAATAATTTAAATATTGAAAGACTTAACAAGTCATTTGACATGTGGTGGCCTCAACTTGAGTCGCTGTTAAGTACTATAGAATCTGAATCTACTTCACAAAACCTTACTGAATCACCAGATGAAAAAGAAATATTATCGATGATAGTAAGGAAGCTAAATGATCAAGAAAAACTATTAAAAGAAAAACAAAATAGAATCGATTTAAGAAAGCCTCTTCCAACGGACATACGTTTTATAAAAGAAATAAAAATGACAACAACTGAAGTGTTTGATTGTTTGGTAAAATGTGAGGATTTAGAGGTGCCAGAAGAAGTTGTAAATACCCTAAAAGTGACTGCTGAAAGATTGAAGTCGATGTATATGTATTTGAGTAACCGTAGCTAATTGTCAGCTACGGTTTTCTTTTTGTATAAACGTAGAAAGAAGTGAGGAACCATGTTAGAACACACTTGGGAAGCCAATAAGTTCTATAAATCTGGGCAATGGCAGAAGTGTAGAGCTTCTTACATCCAATCAGTTTTTGGTCTTTGTGAACGATGTGGTGAACCAGGTAAGATTGTTCATCACAAAAAGTACATCAATGCACAGAACGTTAACGATCCATTCATTACATTAAACCATGACAACCTTGAGTTACTTTGCCAGAACTGTCACAATAGAGAGCATTTCGAAATACATTCACCGATTCGTGAAGGCCTGAAGTTTGATGAAGAGGGAAATTTAATCGAGGCATAGCCCCCCTATTATATTTTAAAAACACCGTTGTCTAGGGACCGGAGTGGGAGCTTCAAATAACACACAGGTCATTTTGCAGCCCCCCCTACTATGAAAAAGTCGATGTTTCGGACAAGAAAGGAGGAGTTTTTCAATGGCTATCAGAAAACCAAAAAAAAGTACTGCAATTAAAAAAGAAATCAAGCGATTGGACACTATCCTTGCAAACGTTGATGAAACAAAAAAGTCATTAGTGGAAGGGTTAATAAAACGAGCTGCATTTATGAGAGCAACTTTAGAAGAAATGGAAATCGACTTAGATGAAAATGGATTCACGGAAATGTTTAGTCAATCCGAGCATCAAGATCCCTACGAAAGAGTTAGACCAGTTGCAACTCAGTATCAAACAATGAATAAAAACTATCAGGCAATCATGAAACAACTAACAGATTTATTACCTAAAGGACCACCTAAAGAGGGTGATGATGGCTTTGAAGCTTTCGTGATGAATCGTGACTAGAGAAAAGGTTGCTTATCCATTAGTCTATAATCCTATCATTCAATACTTTAATGATATTGAGAATAGCTCAGTAACTGTCGGCAAAAAAGTATTCACCATTTATAAGTATCTTAAAGAATGCATAGATGATGACAGCGAAAGTGAATATGAATACAGTCCAAAAAGAGCAAATCACGCTTTAGAGTTTGTTGAAAACTTCTGTAAACACTCAAAAGGAAAATGGGGCGGTCAGCCGATTGTATTAGAACTGTGGCAAAAAGCTTTTATTGCTGCGAGTTTTGGATTTGTTCATAAAATTGATGGCACTCGAAAATATAGAGAAATCTTATTAGTAGTCGCTCGTAAAAATGGAAAGTCAACAATCGCTTCTGCTATTGGTTTGTACCTATTAATTGCAGATGGCGAACCAGGTGCAGAGGTTTATGCAATTGCTACGAAGAAAGACCAAGCAAAATTGGTGTGGTTAGATGCCAAACGAATGGTGAATAAATCTCCTATACTTAGAAAGCGAATCAAACCTCTTGTAAGTGAATTAAGAGCAGACGCATTTGACGCTTCATTCAAACCATTAGGAAGCGACAGCGAAACGTTAGATGGTCTTAATGTTCACGGTTCAATGATGGATGAAATTCATGCCTGGAAAGACAAGAATCTTTACGATGTAATAGTTGATGGTATGTCAGCACGTGAACAACCAATGAATTTCATGATTACAACAGCAGGAACTATTCGTGAGTCAGTTTACGACATGAAGTATGAAGAAGCGGAAATGTTGCTAAACGGATTATATGACCCTGATGGATATAAGGATCCTCGATTCCTCCCAATTATTTACGAGTTAGACAATCGTGAAGAATGGACGGATGAAAGTTGTTGGCCAAAAGCGAACCCCGGTCTTGGGACTATCAAGAAAATAGATCAACTACGTACCAAAGTAAATAAAGCAAAAGCAAATCCTTTATTGGTGAAGAATTTACTGACGAAGGATTTTAATATTCGCGAAACTGGTACAGAAACTTGGTTAGCGTTTGAAGAATTAAACAACAAGTTACAATTTGACATTACTCAACTTAAACCAAATTACGGTATAGGTGGAGCTGACTTATCAAAAACAACAGACTTGACTGCTGCAAAAGTCATTTTCATGTTACCGAATGATGAGAATATTTATGTAACCCAAATGTATTGGCTACCTGAAGAGTTATTGGAACAACGAGCCAAAGAAGATAAGATACCATACGATTTGTGGTATGAACGAGGACTATTACGAACAACACCAGGTAACAAAGTACATCCGAAATTTGTAACAGAATGGTTCTTAGAAGTTCGAGAAGAATTTGATTTATATATTCCTTGGATTGGATACGATGCCTGGTCAGCTGAATATTGGGTAGAAGAAATGAAAGGACATTTCGGTGCTGAAGCAATGATACCTGTTATTCAGGGTAAGAAAACATTATCAGGTCCTATGCATAATTTAGGTGCTGACATAAAAGCGAAACGTGTAATTTACAACAACAATCCTATCGATAAATGGTGTTTATCGAATACATCGGTTGAAATGGATAAGAACGGTAATATCCAACCACATAAAGGCACAAATCAACGTAGACGTATCGACGGTACAGCTGCACTTTTAAATGCTTACGTAGTACTTCAAGACAAAATGAGCGAGTACGTCAATATGATTTAAGGGAGGTGAGAACAAAAACATGGGATTATTCGAAAAAATGTTTGGTAAGAAGGTAAATAGTCAGCCTTCCACACAACGATTTGAACTCATTAACGATGATAGGGGCGGTTTTTATAATTGGAATGGAAACCTATATAAGTCGGACATTATTCGCTCAGCAATACGTCCTGAAGTTACCGCCATAGGAAAGTTAGTAGCTAAACACATTCAGCGAAATTCACGTGGATTAAAAATTAATCCGAACGAGAATCTCGCTTTTTTATTGAAAAGACCGAATCCGATTATGTCGATGCAAGTCTTCCAAGAGAAAATGGCGGTACAACTTGCGTTGAACCATAACGCATTTGCTTATATTGTGCGTGATGAGATGCTGAATGTTACAGCTATTTATCCACTTCCAGCTTCATCTGTGGAAGTAAAAGAGGGCGTTTTAGGTGATATGTTCCTAAAATTTTACTTCAATAATGGAAAAATCATGACAATTCCATACGATGATGTTATTCATTTGCGTAGGGATTTCAATAATGACGACTTCTTTGCAGACCATCCAGGAGAAGCGTTGTTATCTTTAATGGAGATTGTGAATACAACAGACCAAGGTGTTATTAAGGCTATAAAAAATAGCGCAGTAATTAAATGGTTATTGAAATTCAAATCTGTCCTTAAAGATGATGACATGATTGCACAAGTTAAAAAGTTTAATGCAAATTACTTGTCTATCGACAATAAAAACGGTGGTGCAGCAGCTACTGATTCTCGTTATGATCTCGAACAAGTGAAGAATGAAGCTTATGTACCTGATGATAAGCAAGCAACGAATACCATTCAACGTGTGTATTCGTTTTTTAATACCAACGATGATATTGTCCAATCAAAATACGATGAAAACAAATGGAACGCTTGGTATGAAGCGCGAATAGAACCAGTGGCTATGCAATTTTCTAGCGAACTAACATTTAAGATTTTTAGTCGAGTAGAGTTGCGGAAAGGTCATGAAATAATTTTTGAAACCTCTTCACTTCAATATGCAAGTATGCAAACGAAATTAAGTCTTGAAAAAATGGTTGACCGTGGGGCATTGACTCCAAATGAATGGAGAACAATCTTAAATCTTCCTTCAATTGATGGCGGAGATAAGCCTATTCGCAGATTAGATACTGCACTTGTATCAAACGGAAATGTCGTTAAGGGAGGTGAGGCAGATGGAAAAAACGGAACTAAGGGAAATAACAACGCAGAAGATTGAAATCCGAGAAGATGACCAAGGTAACCGAACACTTATTGGGTATGCGGTTAAATGGGAAAAGAAATCACATGTATTAGGCTATTATCGTAAGTTTCGCGAACAATTCAAACAAGGCGCTTTTACAGAATCTTTGCAGATAGACGACCAACGTTTTCTATGGTCTCATGATACTTCGAAGGTGTTGGGGAGAACAAAAAATAACACCCTTAGACTTCTTGAGGATTCAGTGGGATTGCGTTTCGAATTAGACTTACCAAAAACAACTCTAGGTAACGACACTTATGAATCGATTAAACGCGGTGATGTGGATGGAGTAAGTTTCGGATTTAATATGATAGCCGAAGACATCGAAGAACCAGATGATGATTTAATGCTACGTACAATTACAAAAGCAAGGTTGTTGGAAGTAAGCGCAGTAGCGTTCCCAGCTTATCCGGATTCAGAAGTTAGCGCTAGAGGTTATGATCCATACAAAGAACATATCGAAAAAAGAATGCGTTCGGAAAAACGCAAACGATTATATTTACAAACATTAATTTAAAAAGGCGGTATTTTACTATGAATAAAGAACAATTATTAGCAAGAAAAGCAGAAATTGCAGCAATATTAGCAGATGAAACACGCTCAATTGATAACTTAGACGAACTCGAGACAGAACTACGTGATATTAACTCGCAAATCGCTTCAATCGAAAAACGTGAGCAATTAATGAGTGAAGCTCGTTCGATTAACGAAAGTTCAGCAAATGCCCAAACTATTACTACTTTCAATGGTATTCTACAAAATGAAAACCGTTGTGCAGAACAAAAAGAAACTGAATACCGTCAAGCTTTCATGAACTACGTGCTACGTGGTGAAAAAATCCCTACTGAATTACGTGAAACAACTTTAACAACTGATGTTGGTTCTGTTATTCCGCAAACAGTTTTAAACCGTATCATTGAAAAGCTTGAAGCTACAGGTATGATTTTACCGTTAGTAACTCGCACATCAATTAAAGGTGGCGTAACTGTTCCAACTTCAACAGTAAAACCAACTGCTTCATGGGTTGCTGAAGGTGCTGGCTCAACTACTCAAAAGAAAAATACTGGAACAATTACATTTAGCTATCACAAACTACGTTGTGCGGTTGCGGTATCGATTGAAGTAGATACAATGGCGCTTGCGGTATTTGAACAAACGTTAATTAACAATGTTGTTGAAGCTATGACTAAAGCAATTGAACAAGCAATTATCTCTGGTGACGGAATCGGCAAACCAAAAGGAATCCTTGCTGAAACTCCAGAAGCTGGACAAGCGCTTGATGTTGCGAAGTTAGAATATAAAACTTTAGCAAATGCAGAAGGCGCATTACCGCTTGAATATGAAGCTGGCGCTATTTGGGTAATGACAAAGAAAACATTCACTGACTTCCAAGCCATGACAGATTTAAACGATCAACCAATTGCGCGTGTCAACTATGGTATTGGTGGAGCAACTGAACGTACATTATTAGGTCGTCGCGTTGTTCTTTGTAACTATGTTGATTCATTCTCAACTGCGGCAGTGGGTAATCCATTCGCATTCTTATTCAACTTCAACGACTACATATTAAACACTAACTACCAAATGGGTGTTAAGAAATATGAAGACAACGAAACTGATGATCTTGTAACAAAAGCGATCATGGTTGTGGATGGAAAAGTAATTGAAAAAGGTTCATTAGTAGTATTGAAAAAAGCGGCAGCAGTTTAATTGAAAGGGTGAACCTGAATGAGTAAATATATCGTTACAAAAGCATTTTTTGATAAAAATACAGGTATTGGTTATAACCCAGAGAACACGTTCGAGTCAGAGGATTTAGAGCGTGTTTCTTTTTTAGGTAATCAAGGTTTTATTCATGTACCAGGTACAGAAGTAGAGAACCATGATTCTAATGACGAACCAACTCTTAAAGATTTAAAAGTAAAAGCAAAAGAGTTAGGTCTAGAAGGTTATTCTAATCTTAGCAAAGATGAATTGGTTGCTCTAATCGAATCGGCTGAAAAAGTCGGTGATGATAATGCTGGAGAAAATTAAAAAATCTTTACGTGTTACTCACAATTCACTAGATGTTGAAATTCAAGACTTAATTGATGCGGCACTTGCTGATTTACGAATCAGCGGTGTCGTGATTCTCGACTTTACAGATCCTTTAATAATCAGAGCTGTGACAGTTTACTGCAAAGCTCAATTTGGTTTAGAAAATGCAGATAGCGAAAAATATCAATCATCTTATGAATCATTAAAAACGCATTTATCGTTAAGTGGTGAGTACAATGGCATTATTTAAAGAAGTTGTGAAATTGATATCAACATCATTCACTGTGGATGAATTGTTTCAAGAAGTAGAAGCGAAAACAGAACGTGAAGTATTTGCAGATAAACGAAGCGCTTCACAATCTGAATTTTTCAACGCTGGACAAATTGGTTTGAAACCTCAATATGTCTTTACTATTCGATTGAGCGAATATGCAGATGAAACAGAATTGGTTTATAACGGAAAAACTTATTCTATTTATCGCACATATGAAAAAGGCGAAAATATTGAACTTCATAGTGAGGTGCGTGTAGGTGGCAATTAACATAAGTGACCTAGTCAAAGAAATTAATCAAACACTCGCAGAATACTCACACGGTGTCGGTGAAGAAATGGAAAAGGTGGCAGAAACAGTTGCCATGAAAGGCGTAAAAACACTTAAGTTACGAAGTCCAGAATTGACAGGAGACTACAAAAAAGGTTGGCGAGCAAAGAAAGTGGATGGTAAATGGGTTATTCACAATGCAACGAATTATCAGCTAACCCATTTACTCGAAAAAGGCCACGCTAAAGTAAGCGGTGGTCGAGTTGCTCCAAAAGTGCATATTGCTTCAGTCGAACAAGAAATGATTAGCGATTTTGTGGAAGGTGTAGAGGAGGCTATTAAAGGATGATATTACAAGAGCTTGCAGAGAAGCTAAACGCTCTTTACCCTACTCGATACTCACATTTTACAAGCGCCCAAGAACCACCTTTTATTTGTTACTTAGACGATGGTTCGGATAACTTCTATGCAGACAATAAAGTGCTTGTAGAAAGAACTTTTGTAAACATTGAGTTGTACACAAAAACAAAAGATTTAACAGCAGAAAAGAAAATCAAAGGTATGTTAAACGATTATAAAATACCATTTCAGAAATCCCCTACGATTTTTATTGAATCGGAAGGGGTTTTTCAATGCACTTTTTCAATCACGTTAATTTAGGAGGTAAGAATACAAATGTCAAACAAAGAAACAGTAGTTATTCCATTCGATTGGAAAGAAATTATGAAATTGGATTTGCAATTCTTTGCTGAAAACAAAGTAGAGTTTGGTTTATCAAACGTTCACTACGCACCATACACGATTACTGGTGGAGAACCAGTATTTGAAACACCACTACCCATTCCAGGTGCAGTAACTTTAACTGGCGACCCGCTAGGAGAAACAACTCCATTTTACGCTGATAACATGATTTATTATGTTGCAAAATCAAATCAAGGGTACAGTGCTACATTAAGTATTGCTACAATCCCTCAAGATTTCTCGATTTATGCTTTAGGTGAACAATTGGATGAAGTCGATGGGGTAATTCATGAAGTTGCGGATGCACAAGGTAAACCATTCGCCCTTTTATTCCAGTTTGAAGGCGATGCGAAAGCTACTCGTCATGTACTTTATAACTGTGATGCAAATCGCCCTAGTATGAACGGGAACACAAAAACGGAAAGTACTGAAGTTGCACCAACAGAGTTAACTCTAACAGCTTCACCACTTTTAATTAATGGAAAACCGATGGTGAAAACAAAAACAAGTGCAACGACTACTCCAGCCATTTACGATTCATGGTTTACGAACGTTTACAAAAAAGTCGTTACACCTTAAGGAGCTGAGATAAATGGAAAAAACCATTGAAATTGATGGGAAACAGGTCAATTTTAAAACAAGTGGCGCTGTGCCGAAACGTTATAAAACTCAATTCCAACGCGATTATTTCAGGGATTTGCTAGGATTAGGTGTAACGGATCTCGATTTTGAAAACTTAACAGAAAAACAAAAAATAGAAGAAATACGAAAAATCGATTTCGACATGTTTTATAACATCGCGTGGACTTTAGCAAAAACAGCTGATAACAAAATTCCAGAACCATTAACGTGGTTAGATTCTTTTGAAACATTTCCAATTTTTGATATTCTTCCTCAGATTCAAGATATGCTAACGGCTTCAATTGCTACTAAAAAAAACTAGAAAATAAGAAAGGTACGTCAAACGGTGAAACAATAAGTACCGAGACGTACCTTGTCCTTTCTTACGAATGTAATTTAAGACACGAGGACTTAGAATCGATGGATGTTGGTGGTATATTAGATTACATCGATGAATATTTAGAAATGAAAAATCCTAAAAAGAAAAACATTCGAAAAGCTTCGCAAGACGATTTTGATAAATTTTAACACTCACTTTTTGTGGGTGTTTTTTATTTGTTAGAAAGGTAGGTGAAAACATGGCAAAGAACATTAAAGGAATCACAATAGAGTTAGATGGGGATTCTACCGGGCTTACACAAGCGTTAAAAGATGTTGACAAAGAAACGAAGTCGGTACAAACCGAATTGAAGACAGTGGATCGTTTACTTAAATTTGATCCAGGCAACGTCACTTTGCTCGTTCAAAAGCAAGAACTGTTAGCCGATGCAGTTGATAATACTTCAAAACGTTTGGATGTATTAAAACAAGCGCAATCTCAAGTCGAAGAGCAATTCCGAAACGGTGAAGTTGGTGCTGATCAATACAGAGCATTTCAACGTGAAATCGTTGCGACAGAAGGTCAATTAAACGCATTTAAAAAGAAATTGTCTCAAGTTGGCACTGGCGATGACCTTGCAGATACTAAAAAAGAAATGTCTAAGTTTGGTCAATTAACAGATGAAGCAAAGAATTCTGTTAGGGACCTAGGTGGAGAGCTGACCGGTCTTGCTGCTGGATTAGTCGCTGGTGGAGGTATAACTGGAGTAGTTGAAAAAGCACTAGATACATCCTCATTAAATACCAAGATTGAAATATCAATGGAAGTACCTCCTGAATCAGTCGAAACAGTTAAAAGTACAGTTAACGATGTTACTGCGGTAATAGGTGACCAAGAAGCGGCATTAGAAGGTGTCCGTAGACAATGGGCATTAAATAAAGATGCTTCAGACGAAACGAATGCGGCGGTAGTACAAAGTGCTGCTACAATCGCAAGCGCTTATGCCGGTATCGATTTTATGGAATTAATTCAAGAAACAAATGAAATTGCTAATGAATTAGGCATCTCAAATGAGGAAGCTTTAGGTTTAACGAATTCACTTTTGAAAATGGGTTTCCCTCCAGAACAATTAGACATAATCGCTGAATACGGTAAGCAACTTACTGACGCTGGATTTAACGCACAAGAAGTACAAGCAATTATGGCAGCTGGGGTCGAGACGGGTACTTGGAATATTGATAACCTTTTAGATGGTTTGAAAGAGGGGCGTATCAAGTTAACCGAATTCGGTCAAGAGGTACCGAAAGCTACATCCGAATTGTTGCAAGGTACAGATATTTCTAGTAAACAGTTGCAACAATGGGGACAAGAAGTAGCCAAAGGCGGGGAAACTGGAAGAACAGCTATGCAAGAAGTAGCTAAAGCCTTATTGAATGTAAAAGATGAAACGCAAAGAAATGCTCTTGGTGTACAGTTTTTCGGCACAATGTGGGAAGACCAAGGCGCAAATATTACTGATACTCTGTTAAATATGGACGATCATTTAATGTCAGCTCAAGAAAATCAAACTGCATTAAATGATGCTACTAGTAAACTCGATTCTTCTCCAGCGGTACAAATGCAACAAGCAATGGCAGATTTAAAAGAAGCTATGCAACCATTGCTAGAGATAATAGCAAATATAATCTCAAAAATTGCGGAATGGGTTTCAAACAACCCAACTTTGACAGCAACCATCGTTGCCATTGTTTCTGCTATAGGTATTTTAATGGGTATCTTTTTAGCTTTATCCCCTATCATAACCGCTATAACTACACTCGCCGGAGCGCTTGGAGTAGG
Coding sequences:
- a CDS encoding phage tail protein, with amino-acid sequence MKLDLQFFAENKVEFGLSNVHYAPYTITGGEPVFETPLPIPGAVTLTGDPLGETTPFYADNMIYYVAKSNQGYSATLSIATIPQDFSIYALGEQLDEVDGVIHEVADAQGKPFALLFQFEGDAKATRHVLYNCDANRPSMNGNTKTESTEVAPTELTLTASPLLINGKPMVKTKTSATTTPAIYDSWFTNVYKKVVTP
- a CDS encoding Rho termination factor N-terminal domain-containing protein, encoding MSKYIVTKAFFDKNTGIGYNPENTFESEDLERVSFLGNQGFIHVPGTEVENHDSNDEPTLKDLKVKAKELGLEGYSNLSKDELVALIESAEKVGDDNAGEN
- a CDS encoding HK97 gp10 family phage protein, yielding MAINISDLVKEINQTLAEYSHGVGEEMEKVAETVAMKGVKTLKLRSPELTGDYKKGWRAKKVDGKWVIHNATNYQLTHLLEKGHAKVSGGRVAPKVHIASVEQEMISDFVEGVEEAIKG
- a CDS encoding head-tail connector protein encodes the protein MMLEKIKKSLRVTHNSLDVEIQDLIDAALADLRISGVVILDFTDPLIIRAVTVYCKAQFGLENADSEKYQSSYESLKTHLSLSGEYNGII
- a CDS encoding phage head closure protein codes for the protein MALFKEVVKLISTSFTVDELFQEVEAKTEREVFADKRSASQSEFFNAGQIGLKPQYVFTIRLSEYADETELVYNGKTYSIYRTYEKGENIELHSEVRVGGN